CAATGCACTGGCGTCCGGCCAGACATGAATCAATGGCTGCAGTGGCTGTGGCGCAGCAGGAAAACGATAGCCTTGCGTCGTCACGTCCCCCAGACGGGTACCTACAGCGATGACCAGATCGGCCCGGGAAACCGCCTGCGCCAACGCTGCCGGCGCGCCATAGGCCAGGTGTCCGGCAAACAGCGGATGATCATTGGCAAGCAGATCGGCATGCCGGACCGCTGTTGCTACCGGTACCCCAAACGCCTCGGCCATGCACTGCAACGCTGTCTGTCCTGCTTCGTTCTTAAGCAGGCCGCCGGCAATAATCAGCGGCCGACGCGCCTGTTCGATCATGCGGGCGACACGCTTGAGCGACTGGTCCGACGCCCCTGCTGCCGGCAAAGGAAGACAATACGCTCTTTCGGTGTCGACCATGTCTTCAAGCATATCCTCTGGCAACGCCACCACAACCGGCCCCGGTGTGCCGCTACACGCATAATGAAACGCCGTGGCAACGCACTCGGCCAGCCGCTGTGCATCATTGACCTCAATAACCCATTTGGCCATGCTGCCGAACACCTGTCCGTAATCCAGCTCCTGAAAGGCTTGCATATGACGGTGTGCCCGTTCGACCTGGCCAATGAAAAGCACCAGCGGCACGGCATCCTGCTGTGCCGTGTGCACGGCAATCGCCGCGTTCATTGCACCCGGCCCGCGGCTGACCAGCGCGACCCCTGGTCTCCCGGTAAGACGCGCATCAGCCGCTGCCATGAAACCGGCGCCCCCCTCATGACGACAGGTCACCACGTCAATCCCGGCATGATCCGAGAGCGCATCCAGCGCACTCAGATAGCTTTCTCCGGGTACGCAAAAGACGCGCTCTACTTCATGCGCACTTAAGGCTTCGATCAATACATCCGCTGCTCTTCGCTTCATTGTCTGCTTCCGTCAAAATATCCGTCGCCTTGATCCGCTCAAGATCGGCCAATGCCTGTGTTCGCAGGTTTTCAGGAAAACCCGCATCAATGATCTGCTCCAGCGCCGCATAAAGCCGCTGCCAGCCTGCATTCGTGCGTAACGACACTCCCAGAAAATGGCTTTCGGTTCTGGATCGCAACATCATATACAGCACCCCCGCCAGCATGATGCTGACCACTGCGGCACGTCCAGCTCCTGCGTTAACCCGTCTACCCGATCAATGAACGACCTTGCCGCCTTCTCACGACGCTGTGCCAATTGTTCGGTGACCTCGTTCTGTTCAATCAATTCCCAGCGCCGGATCTCCCTCAGACTCTCACTGCCTGCGAGCGCTTCGATCTGCGCATGCAACATCGACAAAATCAGGGCGGCAGGTGTCTGCTGGCTGGATTCTTCAACCCTGATCAGCCCGCGCGTGCTGTCCAGAAATCCTGTTCCTGCATCCACGCAAGCAACAATCCCGGCATACCGTCAAAATAGCGATAGATAAGCTCTTTGCTCACGCCCGCCCGCTTGGCTACAGCGTTAACGCCTACGCCCACCATCCCCGTTGCATTGATCTGTTCCTCCAGCGCATTCAAAAGCTTTCTCTCGGTGTTTTCACGACGCGACATGCATAGCCTTTCTCATGACGACCATAGCCGAGACGGGGTCCAGGCTGCGAACCACAAGGCCATCCTGTACCTGCGCGATCAGCTCGCTGACCACGTGCCCGACCAGGCGAGCGGCCTGCCAGACCGGCGTACCAAGATAAACCGCAGTGAAACGGCCAGACATGCTCTCCACTTGCGTAGCTGCCGTTTCAATCAGGGCTATTTCCCCGTCGGCATTCAGCTGAATTCGGTCGCTTTGCGCCGTTCGCAATGCCACACTCTGCGCCAGTGACAAAAACTGATATGCACTGGCATCACCGCCCAGGCAGTCCCACGCCAGACTGCCCACAGCATCTGCCGTATCAGGCATAAAATAAATCGAGTTGTGCAGTATGGCCAGGCACCTGTCCCCTTCACTGCGGTAAAAGCTGCCAAGATCCGCTCTTGAGGCGACTCGCTGGCTATTGCCCAAGCCGATACGCCCCTGGGCATCAACGGCGATGAGTCCGGCATCACTTTGCCCATTGGCATGC
Above is a window of Advenella kashmirensis WT001 DNA encoding:
- a CDS encoding thiamine pyrophosphate-dependent enzyme, whose amino-acid sequence is MKRRAADVLIEALSAHEVERVFCVPGESYLSALDALSDHAGIDVVTCRHEGGAGFMAAADARLTGRPGVALVSRGPGAMNAAIAVHTAQQDAVPLVLFIGQVERAHRHMQAFQELDYGQVFGSMAKWVIEVNDAQRLAECVATAFHYACSGTPGPVVVALPEDMLEDMVDTERAYCLPLPAAGASDQSLKRVARMIEQARRPLIIAGGLLKNEAGQTALQCMAEAFGVPVATAVRHADLLANDHPLFAGHLAYGAPAALAQAVSRADLVIAVGTRLGDVTTQGYRFPAAPQPLQPLIHVWPDASALGALRRTDLGLVADPAAFLVDLCDFAPAAIDPDHQEWSRQLHQVAQSLTDWDGPADAEDGVVFSSVVQAADRLLAADAIITIDAGNFGGWVQRLLRFGGGRQMIAPSSGAMGYGVPAAVAASLRYPDRQVVCFVGDGGFLMTGNELATAIQYGARPILVISDNSAYGTIRMHQEKHFPERVSATNLRNPDFAAVARDFGALGIRVDDSSQIDAALCTALAAGGPAVISVHTSLQYISASATIDQLRERAMPSQ
- a CDS encoding DUF7259 domain-containing protein codes for the protein MPDTADAVGSLAWDCLGGDASAYQFLSLAQSVALRTAQSDRIQLNADGEIALIETAATQVESMSGRFTAVYLGTPVWQAARLVGHVVSELIAQVQDGLVVRSLDPVSAMVVMRKAMHVAS
- a CDS encoding TetR/AcrR family transcriptional regulator, which codes for MSRRENTERKLLNALEEQINATGMVGVGVNAVAKRAGVSKELIYRYFDGMPGLLLAWMQEQDFWTARAG